The proteins below are encoded in one region of Longimicrobium sp.:
- a CDS encoding BlaI/MecI/CopY family transcriptional regulator yields MQGGHSRPLPVRHALIHGDTPEALRIHDTVRLSAKGLAKVLGDLEARVMQAVWDIGRPVPARAVHDRVAREHSVTIHTVITVLNKLVEKGLLRRAKRDELLHYDACLSEAEFRAQASRRLMEGILSFGPEAVTASFVDILADQDPEQLAELARLIQRRLAEPAGADVARMAG; encoded by the coding sequence ATGCAGGGGGGCCACTCCCGGCCCCTCCCTGTAAGGCACGCGCTGATCCACGGCGACACCCCGGAAGCGCTCCGCATCCACGACACGGTGCGCCTCTCCGCCAAGGGGCTGGCAAAGGTGCTGGGCGACCTGGAAGCGCGGGTGATGCAGGCCGTCTGGGACATCGGACGGCCCGTGCCCGCGCGCGCGGTGCACGACCGGGTCGCGCGCGAGCACAGCGTGACGATCCACACCGTCATCACCGTCCTCAACAAGCTGGTGGAGAAGGGCCTCCTCCGCCGCGCCAAGCGCGACGAGCTCCTCCACTACGATGCCTGCCTCAGCGAGGCGGAGTTCCGCGCCCAGGCTTCGCGCCGGCTGATGGAGGGCATCCTGTCGTTCGGCCCCGAGGCGGTGACGGCGTCGTTCGTGGACATCCTGGCCGACCAGGACCCGGAGCAGCTCGCGGAGCTGGCCCGCCTCATCCAGCGCCGGCTGGCCGAACCCGCCGGCGCGGATGTGGCTCGCATGGCTGGGTGA
- a CDS encoding transporter, which produces MIDRAIAGYRIVAGAALAAALGGPAAAQTDYYNTDKGRPVRVEDAIPVERHAFELQLAPLRLEREAGGVYNWEVAPEVAWGVLPRTQLELAFPLAHVDAGAAGKASGLAGIELSALYNLNNETRTLPAFAVAADVLLPVGGLGPDRAYPTLKGIATRSFSGARIHANAEYTLGPDAGEGDEVGEASRWMAGIAVDRTFPIRSLLVTADLFAEQALDSDESLSWTAEAGLRYQTSPQFNVDLGIGRRFAGEEQGWSFTVGVAHAFALRTLLPGR; this is translated from the coding sequence ATGATCGATAGAGCGATAGCAGGGTACAGGATCGTTGCGGGGGCGGCGCTGGCGGCGGCGCTCGGTGGACCGGCGGCGGCGCAGACGGACTACTACAACACGGACAAGGGCCGCCCCGTGCGGGTGGAGGATGCAATTCCGGTGGAGCGGCACGCGTTCGAGCTGCAGCTCGCGCCGCTGCGGCTGGAGCGAGAGGCGGGGGGCGTCTACAACTGGGAGGTCGCGCCGGAGGTGGCGTGGGGCGTGCTTCCGCGCACGCAGCTGGAGCTGGCGTTCCCGCTGGCGCACGTTGATGCAGGGGCGGCCGGGAAGGCGTCGGGGCTGGCGGGGATCGAGCTCTCCGCGCTCTACAACCTGAACAACGAGACGCGCACGCTCCCCGCCTTCGCCGTCGCGGCGGACGTGCTGCTCCCCGTGGGCGGGCTGGGACCGGACCGGGCGTATCCCACGCTCAAAGGGATCGCCACGCGCTCCTTTTCCGGCGCGCGCATCCACGCCAACGCGGAGTACACGCTGGGGCCGGATGCCGGTGAGGGCGACGAGGTGGGCGAGGCGTCGCGCTGGATGGCGGGGATCGCGGTGGACCGCACCTTTCCCATCCGCTCGCTGCTGGTGACGGCGGACCTTTTCGCCGAGCAGGCGCTGGACAGCGACGAGAGCCTGAGCTGGACGGCGGAGGCGGGGCTCCGGTACCAGACGAGCCCGCAGTTCAACGTGGACCTGGGCATCGGCCGCCGCTTCGCGGGCGAGGAGCAGGGGTGGAGCTTCACCGTGGGCGTGGCACATGCGTTCGCACTGCGCACGCTGCTGCCGGGGCGGTGA
- a CDS encoding CopD family protein: MIHLEHRRSMAPAKHACWRRWPFRAALLLLALAVPELALAHGALRRAQPASGAHLGTVPREIRLSFNENVELAVARIQLIGPDSAEIRLGTLALAADSPRVLVAPIGGALQAGEYTVVWQIAGADGHPVRGRYSFVIAPGAEGLAPPPSLAPADQPAPPADPDETHHNAATFPSGPGFDAESPLYVVVRWLTYIGLLGVLGALALRLVVLPAAGRLGASALAAPAAARAAGVGLAAAALVALAAVLRLYAQSYAMHGPAGAVDAGLVTTMLARTTWGWGWIIQAVGTIIALAGFVAARRSGAGWPLAALGGLALAVAPALSGHASAVPRLSGLAIMADAVHVLGAGGWVGGLFVLVAAGVPAAMRLPKEERGPAVAALVNAFSPVALVCAAALTATGLFATWLHVGAPSALWQTDYGRTLLIKLALLATVFGTGAYNWRRLRPTLGDEVGAARLRRSATVEIAAGVLVLLATAVLVATAAPAGL, encoded by the coding sequence ATGATCCACCTCGAACACCGCCGAAGCATGGCCCCGGCCAAGCACGCTTGCTGGCGACGATGGCCGTTCCGCGCCGCCCTGCTCCTCCTGGCGCTGGCCGTCCCTGAGCTCGCGCTCGCCCACGGCGCGCTGCGGCGCGCCCAGCCCGCCAGCGGCGCGCACCTGGGCACGGTTCCGCGCGAGATCCGGCTGAGCTTCAACGAGAACGTCGAGCTGGCGGTGGCGCGCATCCAGCTCATCGGGCCGGACAGCGCGGAGATCCGGCTGGGCACGCTCGCCCTCGCCGCCGACTCGCCGCGCGTCCTGGTGGCGCCCATCGGCGGCGCGCTGCAGGCGGGGGAGTACACCGTCGTCTGGCAGATCGCGGGCGCGGACGGGCATCCGGTGCGAGGCAGGTATTCGTTCGTGATCGCCCCCGGCGCGGAGGGCCTCGCTCCGCCGCCCAGCCTGGCACCCGCCGACCAGCCCGCCCCGCCCGCGGACCCGGACGAGACGCATCACAACGCGGCCACCTTCCCCAGCGGCCCCGGCTTCGACGCGGAGTCGCCGCTGTACGTCGTCGTGCGCTGGCTCACCTACATCGGGCTCCTCGGCGTCCTGGGTGCGCTCGCGTTGCGCCTGGTGGTGCTCCCCGCCGCCGGGCGTTTGGGTGCAAGTGCGCTGGCGGCACCCGCGGCGGCGCGCGCGGCTGGAGTCGGGCTCGCCGCGGCGGCGCTCGTCGCGCTGGCCGCCGTCCTGCGCCTGTACGCGCAGTCGTACGCGATGCACGGCCCCGCCGGCGCGGTCGATGCCGGCCTGGTCACGACGATGCTGGCGCGCACCACCTGGGGCTGGGGGTGGATCATCCAGGCGGTGGGGACGATCATCGCGCTGGCGGGCTTCGTCGCCGCGCGGCGGAGCGGAGCGGGATGGCCGCTGGCGGCGCTGGGCGGGCTGGCGCTCGCCGTGGCGCCCGCTCTGTCCGGACACGCGTCGGCGGTCCCGCGGCTCAGCGGCCTCGCGATCATGGCGGATGCGGTGCACGTGCTGGGGGCGGGCGGGTGGGTCGGCGGGCTGTTCGTGCTGGTGGCGGCGGGCGTCCCGGCCGCCATGCGCCTGCCGAAGGAGGAGCGAGGCCCCGCCGTCGCGGCGCTGGTGAACGCGTTCTCCCCGGTGGCCCTCGTCTGCGCGGCGGCGCTCACAGCCACCGGCTTGTTCGCCACCTGGCTCCACGTGGGCGCTCCATCCGCGCTCTGGCAGACGGACTACGGTCGCACGCTCCTGATCAAGCTCGCGCTCCTCGCCACCGTCTTCGGCACCGGCGCGTACAACTGGCGCCGTCTCCGCCCCACCCTCGGCGACGAGGTTGGCGCAGCGCGCCTGCGCCGCTCCGCGACGGTCGAGATCGCGGCGGGCGTGCTGGTGCTGCTCGCCACCGCCGTCCTGGTGGCGACGGCGGCGCCCGCGGGGTTGTGA
- the chrA gene encoding chromate efflux transporter, which yields MTHPPQTSLPALALLFVKLGTTAFGGPAAHVAMMEDEVVRRRGWLTREDFLDYLGATNLIPGPNSTELAMHVGRERRGWAGLVVAGAAFIVPAAIIVGALAWAYVRFGTMPQAAGLLYGVKPVVIAVILQAVAGLGRTALKSRALWIVGAGAALLFGLGVNELLVLAMAALACAIGKRTASDGVRAAGIALVWPAGAAAGASVAPASLGAIFGVFLKIGAVLFGSGYVLVAFLRADLVERLGWLTERQLLDAVAIGQVTPGPVFTTATFIGYILAGVPGAVVATVAIFLPAFVFVAASGPLVRRIRSSPAAGAALDGVNVASLALMAVVTIQLARTALVDPLTIALALASAVLLIRYRVNSAWLVLGGAAVGVARTMSAGAM from the coding sequence ATGACGCACCCACCGCAGACTTCCCTCCCCGCGCTCGCGCTGCTCTTCGTGAAGCTCGGCACCACGGCGTTCGGCGGGCCGGCGGCGCACGTGGCGATGATGGAGGACGAAGTGGTGCGGCGGCGCGGGTGGCTCACGCGCGAGGACTTCCTCGACTATCTGGGCGCGACGAACCTGATCCCCGGCCCCAACTCCACCGAGCTGGCGATGCACGTGGGCCGCGAGCGTCGTGGCTGGGCGGGCCTCGTTGTGGCGGGGGCGGCCTTCATCGTTCCGGCGGCGATCATCGTCGGAGCGCTGGCGTGGGCGTACGTGCGCTTCGGGACGATGCCGCAGGCGGCCGGGCTCCTGTACGGCGTCAAGCCCGTCGTCATCGCCGTCATCCTCCAGGCGGTCGCGGGGCTCGGGCGCACGGCGCTCAAGAGCCGCGCGCTCTGGATCGTGGGGGCCGGGGCCGCCCTCCTGTTCGGCCTCGGGGTGAACGAGCTGCTCGTGCTCGCGATGGCGGCTCTCGCGTGCGCGATCGGGAAGCGGACCGCGTCGGATGGCGTGCGCGCGGCGGGGATCGCGCTGGTGTGGCCGGCCGGAGCGGCGGCGGGGGCGAGCGTGGCTCCGGCGTCGCTGGGGGCGATCTTTGGAGTGTTCCTCAAGATAGGCGCGGTGCTGTTCGGGAGCGGGTACGTGCTCGTCGCCTTCCTGCGCGCGGACCTCGTGGAGCGGCTGGGATGGCTGACGGAGCGCCAGCTTCTCGATGCGGTCGCCATCGGACAGGTCACTCCCGGCCCGGTTTTCACGACGGCCACCTTCATCGGGTACATCCTGGCCGGCGTCCCCGGCGCGGTGGTGGCGACGGTCGCGATCTTTCTTCCCGCGTTCGTCTTCGTGGCGGCGAGCGGGCCCCTGGTGCGGCGAATCCGCTCCTCGCCGGCGGCGGGGGCGGCGCTCGACGGGGTCAACGTCGCGTCGCTGGCGCTGATGGCGGTGGTCACCATCCAGCTTGCGCGCACCGCCCTCGTCGACCCGCTGACCATCGCGCTGGCGCTGGCGAGCGCGGTGCTCCTGATCCGCTACCGGGTCAACTCCGCGTGGCTGGTGCTGGGCGGGGCCGCGGTGGGTGTGGCGCGGACGATGTCGGCTGGTGCGATGTAA
- a CDS encoding alpha/beta hydrolase, with protein MPAPTGSSGGESVAVTRDCTLPAPTAANIRTARDVTYAVMDGQPQRMDVAWPAGEGPYPLVVLIHGGGWSGGDKSAYHHAMRVLVSQGYAAASINYRLAGAPRNIFPAAVEDVRCAVRFLRSNAGTYRIDPARIGALGHSAGAHLAAMLGTAADVPGLDGACTIRDVSPAVSAVVALAGPQDIRTAGALDPSQRGMVENFLGAPPESVMERALLASPAVHVKAGAPPFLLVHGTSDGVVPLRQSRSMRDTLRAAGVPVTLLELPGIGHSIDEFSTSPSFRVSTCTTLAFLRKWLRPGDR; from the coding sequence GTGCCCGCGCCCACCGGTAGCTCCGGCGGCGAGTCGGTGGCGGTGACGCGCGACTGCACCCTTCCCGCGCCAACCGCCGCGAATATCCGTACCGCCCGCGACGTCACCTACGCGGTCATGGACGGACAGCCGCAGCGCATGGACGTCGCCTGGCCGGCGGGAGAGGGGCCGTACCCGCTCGTGGTGCTGATCCACGGCGGCGGGTGGAGCGGCGGCGACAAGAGCGCGTACCACCACGCGATGCGCGTGCTCGTATCGCAGGGGTACGCGGCTGCATCGATCAACTACCGGCTGGCGGGCGCGCCTCGCAACATCTTCCCGGCGGCGGTGGAGGACGTGCGCTGCGCGGTTCGCTTTCTCCGCTCGAATGCGGGCACGTACCGCATCGACCCGGCGCGCATCGGGGCTCTGGGCCACTCGGCGGGGGCGCACCTGGCGGCGATGCTCGGCACCGCCGCGGATGTGCCCGGGCTGGATGGTGCCTGCACCATTCGCGACGTGTCGCCGGCGGTGAGCGCGGTGGTGGCGCTGGCGGGGCCGCAGGACATCCGCACGGCGGGCGCGCTGGACCCCAGCCAGCGCGGGATGGTGGAGAACTTCCTGGGTGCGCCTCCCGAATCCGTGATGGAGCGCGCGCTTCTCGCTTCGCCCGCGGTGCACGTGAAGGCCGGCGCGCCCCCGTTCCTCCTGGTCCACGGCACCTCGGATGGCGTCGTCCCGCTGCGGCAGTCCCGCTCCATGCGCGACACCCTGCGCGCCGCGGGCGTCCCCGTGACGCTGCTCGAGCTTCCCGGGATCGGCCACAGCATCGATGAATTCAGCACGAGCCCGAGTTTCCGCGTTTCCACCTGCACCACGCTCGCGTTCCTGCGGAAGTGGTTGCGGCCTGGAGACCGGTAA
- a CDS encoding TonB-dependent receptor, whose amino-acid sequence MRRFTLLLLLLALPSWLAAQETVRVTVVVRAGDAPAAGATVRAEAATVRTDAEGTATLRLAPGERTIAVSKLGFAPQRLTLRLRADTTVAVALQEEAEELEEIVVTSTRTGQRIEDEPTRVEVLTREEVEEKMLMTPGDISMMLNETSGLRVQTTSPSLGGANVRVQGLRGRYTQILSDGLPLYGGQSGALGLLQIPPMDLGQVEVIKGAASALYGSSALGGVVNLISRRPGDEAARELLLNQTTRNGTDVVGFAAAPLTERWGYSLLASVHRQAEADVDGDRWTDMPGYRRAVVRPRLFWDDGAGRNVFITAGATAEDREGGGRVPAGDFPETLETRRGDVGAVGRILMGDRLLAVRASAVAQSHAHGFGDVREEDLHSTGFAEIAYSATGGGHTRVLGAALQAEGYRAHDVSGFDYSYVTLSLFAQEEYAPAEWITLSLAGRADRHSEYGTFFNPRLSLLLRPAEWTVRGSVGTGYFAPTPFTEETESIGLSRVRPLDGLDAERALTASLDVGRSIGPVEVNATVFGSRTRNALRLVESAVPGMLELVNAPGPTRTHGSELLVRWHQGPFHVTGTHTFIRSREDDPDGPGRREVPLTPRHAVGLVGMWESEDAGRVGVEFYYTGRQALEDNPFRTESRPYLIVGLLAERRIGRARAFINLENLLDVRQTRYDPLVLPARSAEGRWTTDVWAPLEGRVINAGVRLDL is encoded by the coding sequence ATGCGTCGATTCACGCTCCTGCTTCTCCTGCTCGCCCTCCCCTCCTGGCTCGCCGCGCAGGAGACCGTCCGCGTCACCGTCGTGGTGAGGGCCGGCGACGCGCCCGCCGCGGGAGCAACGGTGCGCGCGGAGGCGGCCACCGTGCGCACCGATGCGGAGGGCACCGCCACCCTGCGCCTCGCACCGGGGGAGCGGACGATCGCGGTGTCCAAGCTGGGCTTCGCGCCGCAGCGCCTCACCCTGCGCCTGCGCGCCGACACCACGGTGGCCGTCGCGCTGCAGGAGGAGGCGGAGGAGCTGGAGGAGATCGTGGTGACGTCCACGCGCACGGGGCAGCGCATCGAGGACGAGCCCACCCGCGTGGAGGTGCTCACGCGCGAGGAGGTGGAGGAGAAGATGCTGATGACACCCGGCGACATCTCCATGATGCTCAACGAGACCTCCGGGCTGCGCGTGCAGACCACCAGCCCGTCGCTCGGCGGCGCGAACGTGCGCGTGCAGGGGCTGCGCGGCCGCTACACGCAGATCCTCTCCGACGGGCTTCCGCTGTACGGCGGCCAGTCCGGCGCGCTCGGCCTCCTCCAGATCCCGCCCATGGACCTGGGGCAGGTGGAGGTCATCAAGGGCGCGGCATCGGCGCTGTACGGCTCGTCCGCGCTGGGCGGCGTGGTCAACCTGATCTCGCGCCGCCCCGGCGACGAGGCCGCGCGCGAGCTCCTCCTCAACCAGACCACGCGCAACGGCACCGACGTCGTGGGCTTCGCCGCGGCGCCGCTCACCGAGCGCTGGGGCTACTCCCTGCTCGCCAGCGTCCACCGCCAGGCCGAGGCCGACGTGGACGGCGACCGCTGGACGGACATGCCCGGCTACCGGCGCGCCGTCGTGCGCCCGCGCCTCTTCTGGGACGACGGCGCCGGGCGGAACGTTTTCATCACCGCCGGCGCGACGGCGGAGGACCGCGAGGGCGGCGGCCGGGTGCCCGCGGGCGACTTCCCCGAGACGCTGGAGACGCGCCGCGGCGACGTGGGCGCCGTGGGCCGCATCTTGATGGGCGACCGGCTCCTGGCGGTGCGCGCATCCGCGGTGGCGCAGAGCCACGCCCACGGCTTCGGCGACGTGCGCGAGGAGGACCTGCACTCGACGGGCTTCGCCGAGATCGCGTACTCCGCCACCGGCGGCGGGCACACCCGGGTGCTGGGCGCCGCGCTCCAGGCCGAGGGCTATCGCGCGCACGACGTGAGCGGCTTCGACTACAGCTACGTCACCCTGTCTCTGTTCGCGCAGGAGGAGTACGCGCCGGCGGAGTGGATCACGCTGTCGCTGGCGGGCCGCGCGGACCGGCACAGCGAGTACGGCACCTTCTTCAACCCGCGCCTCTCGCTGCTGCTGCGCCCTGCCGAGTGGACGGTGCGCGGCTCGGTCGGCACCGGCTACTTCGCGCCCACACCGTTCACCGAGGAGACCGAGTCCATCGGCCTCTCGCGCGTTCGCCCGCTGGACGGGCTGGACGCGGAGCGCGCCCTCACCGCGTCGCTGGACGTCGGCCGCAGCATCGGGCCGGTGGAGGTGAACGCGACGGTCTTCGGGTCGCGCACGCGGAACGCGCTCCGGCTCGTGGAGAGCGCCGTGCCCGGGATGCTGGAGCTGGTGAACGCGCCGGGGCCGACCCGCACCCACGGCAGCGAGCTGCTCGTGCGCTGGCACCAGGGGCCCTTTCACGTGACGGGAACGCACACCTTCATCCGCTCGCGCGAGGACGATCCAGACGGCCCCGGCCGCCGCGAGGTGCCCCTGACGCCGCGCCACGCCGTCGGGCTGGTGGGGATGTGGGAATCGGAAGATGCGGGGCGCGTGGGGGTCGAGTTCTACTACACCGGGCGCCAGGCGCTGGAGGACAATCCGTTCCGCACCGAGAGCCGTCCGTACCTGATCGTCGGGCTCCTGGCCGAGCGCCGCATCGGCCGCGCGCGCGCCTTCATCAACCTGGAGAACCTGCTGGACGTGCGTCAGACGCGATACGACCCGCTGGTGCTCCCCGCGCGCTCCGCCGAGGGGCGCTGGACGACGGACGTGTGGGCGCCGCTGGAGGGGCGGGTCATCAACGCGGGGGTGCGGCTGGATCTGTAG